A window of Synechococcus sp. WH 8109 genomic DNA:
TCTGCCCTCCCCCGTACTCAAACTGCTGTTGGGGGATGCAGCGATTGAGCAGCGGTCCTGTCAATGGGATGTGGGCATGGTGCAGGCCGACGCGCTCGGTGTGGATTGCGCCGCCACCCTCAGGGCCCTGGATCAGCTGGAGCAAGGGCTGCCGGCCCTGATCGAGGCTGAGGCCCTATGGCTTGCGTCGCAGAGGCAACCGGTGTTGATCATCGGGGATATTCCCCCGGCCGCAGCCACCCTGGCCCAGCGCCTCGATGCACCTCTGGTGTGGATGAGCAATTTCGGGTGGGATGACATCTATCGCCCCTTGGGGTCTGCCTTCCAACGCTGGGCCGATGCTGCCGCTGAGGCCTACCGCTGCGGTGATCTGTTGCTGCGCTGTCCGTTTGACCTCGCCATGAATTGGGGGTTGCCTGAACAGAGGCTCGGTTTGGTTTGCGCCAGCCTGCGGCCCATCCCGGTGGATCTTGATGCTTGCCTTGATGCCCAGGATGCTCCCCTGGTGTTGGTGGGTTTTGGAGGTCTGGGCTTGTCCCTTTCGCGGGATCTGTTTCAGCTCTGGCCCAACCACCATTTCCTGCTTCCGGCTTCAGCAGATGCCTCGCATGCACCTGAGTTGGCGGCGCTCCCCAACCTCACGTTTCTGCCGGATGGGCTGCGTCCCGTCGATGTGCTCGGCCGTTGCTCCCGTTTTCTGGGCAAGCCCGGTTTCAGCAGCTTCTGCGAGGCGATGGCACAAGGGGTTGGGATGCACGTCGTGGAGCGCAGCGGATTTGCTGAGGCTTCGGCGTTGATGGATGGTCTGCGTCGCCACGCCCAGCACCGCTGCCTCAGCCGTCAGGAGCTGGACACAGGGGAATGGCAGCTGGACCAGCCGTTGCTGGCGCCAAGCGAAGCCCCTCTTTCTGCATCAGGGGCTCAAGAAGCCGCTCTGGCACTGGTGGGTTGGGTTGTAAGTCAATTTTAAATTTCGGTATTTTTTCATCACCTTTTTAAGCTGATTTTCCTGTCTGTTAGCGGTCCGGTCGATTGTTTGACTGGCATATCTACCTATTGCTTTGAGCTTTTGATTCGAGAAAGTCACACAGGTGGAAATTTTTTCTGCTCGAGCATTTCATCCGCTTCTGATCTGCTCATAGTCCTCTTTCGAGGGCACGCTCCTTGAACGCTCTTTATGGCTACCTCTGCATTCATCGGTCGTCAGACGCTTAATGCGGCCATGATCGTCGGAGTGCTGCCTGCCCTCAGTTCCGTTCTTCCTGCCCAGGCGAGCCTGTTGCCTCCCGCCTCTCGGGCGCAGCTGATCCATACCTCCGAGTTCCAGCCCAGCCGGGCCATTCCCTACGTGATCACGCCCGAACGTCGGGCGTTGCTCAACACGATCCGTTTTGCCGAAGGTACTTGGAAAGGTGGTCTGGATGTGGGCTATCGGGTGATGTTCGGCGGTGGCTTGATGCCTTCCCTCGACCGACATCCCAACCGGGTGATCTACAGCTCCCGCTACGCCAGTGCAGCAGCTGGGGCCTACCAGTTCATGCCCTTCACCTGGAACCTGGTTCGGCGCAGCATCGGCGTGCGCGGTTTCGGCCCTGAGGCTCAGGACCAGGGCGCGTTATTTCTGATCCAGCGGCGCAAAGCCCTGGGTCTGACCGACACCGGTGTTCTCACCCCGCTGCTCGCCGCCATGCTGGCTCCCGAATGGGCGTCCTTCCCTACCCTCGCCGGTCGCAGCTACTACGGTCAGCCCGTCAAGAAATACGCACGTCTGCGTTCCTTCTATGACGTCAATCTCGCGGAGTTGCGGCGTCTGCGTGATGTAAAGCGCCAGGCTCTCATCGCTCCTCCCCCGGCCCTCTGCACCGGGTCGCGCATTGAATGCGCCACACGGCTCTGACGACAGTCACGTTTCTCGACGTTCCTTAGCCTTCGGCGTCGTTCTGAAGTTTCCTGCCGACGGTGGCTTGCGCGATCAGATACGCGGCGATGCCTCCCGCCAGGAAACCAACCCCATTGCGCAGCAGCGGCATCACCTCTGAGGTGCGCGTCACCACGGGGGCTACTCCGAAGACGCCAAATAGCATTACCCACAGTGGTGAGAGCAGCAGCAACCAGGCCCAGGCGATGGTTTCGCCCTCCTTCCGGGGGTAGGCCGCAAAGCCAGCAATCAACCCGCCAAAGATCGAGGTGGTCAGAGTCCAAAGCCACTGTTCCTGGGGAAGGCCAGGCACTACCTGACAACCACCACGGTCCAGACAGATTTCCACTGCATTGAGAGCATCCAGCACAGCTCCGTCTTCGCCGTGATCCTTCACGTAGTACTGGTTGCCGTAGCGGGTCTGTAGCTCCACCCAGTAGGTGCGCGGCATCATCGCGAAGTAGGCATCGCCAACATTGAAGTTCAGCAGGTTCCCGCCGCGCGGGTCGGCCACCAGCAGCAGGCTGCTTTCATCCAGGCCCCAGAACTCGCGAATGGCCAGACCCGGCGTGCGCTCGTACTGGGTCAAAACCCGCATCTTCCAGCCAGTGCGTTCCTCCACATCCGCCAGGGATGCTTCCAGCTGGGCCCGCTGGGTGTCACTGAACACCTTGGCGAGGTCGATCACCGGGGTGGGGTGATCCGGCAGCAGCTCCGGGTTGTCGTAGGCCTCAGCCGGGGTCACCAGAACACCCAGGCTGACCAGAGCCACCACGATGAGGCTCCACAGATGTCGGATGTGATGTGTTCCCATGGAACTGCTGCAGCGACCGGCATTCTCTCCAATGGAACCGATGGCTGCGTCCTGTCCCGACTGGTTGGCAACGCATCTGCACCAGGCGGGGGGTGCCGTTCCGTTTTCCCGGTTTATGGATCTGGCTCTGAATGAGCAGGATCACGGGTATTACGGCGCAGGCCGTGCACGCATCGGAGCCCAGGGTGATTTCGTCACTTCCCCCTCGCTGGGTAGTGATTTCGCAGCCCTTCTGGCTCCTCAAATCCTGGCCTGGCTGACTTCGATTCCCCGAATTGAGCCTGATCAACGCCTGTCGATCGTGGAAATCGGCCCTGGCGAAGGCCATCTGGCCCGGGATCTCGTTGCTGCGTTGCGTGGTGCTGATTCAGAGCTGTTGGCTCGGATCGAATTGGTGTTGGTGGAGGCCAATCCCGGCATGCGGCGGCGGCAACAGGCTCTGCTGCAAGAGACGGATGATCTGCCACTGCGCTGGTGTTCCCTGGAAGCGTTGCGCCGCGCTCCGGTTCATGGGGTGGTGATCGCCCATGAGTTGCTGGATGCCCTACCGGTAGAGCGCTTGATCTGGCGGGAAGGATCCCTCCAGCAGCAGTGGGTGAAGCTCAATCCAAGCGGTGGCCTTCAAACGACGCATCGGCCTCTCCCCGATGGTTTGCACCAGGAGATCAGGCGTGTGTGCAGCCAAGGCAGCATTCAGTTGCCGCCCCCCGATGTCGAAGAGGGGTGGACTACGGAGTGGAACAGTGCATTGCCCGACTGGTTCGCTGCTGCTGCGGCCGCCGTGGATGCGGGTGTACTGCTAGTGATTGATTACGCCCTGGAGGCCCAGCGTTATTTCACAGCCCGGCGCTCCGACGGCACGTTGATGGCTGTTTGCGCTCAGCAGGCGGGGCTGTCGCCCTTCGATCACCCCGGCGAGCAGGACCTCACGGCACACCTCTGTATCGAGGTCGTGGATGAGGCGGCTCAGCGTAACGGCTGGATGGTGGGTGATCAGGCGAAGCAGGGCGAAGCCCTGCTGGCCTTGGGGCTTGCGGAGCGTCTGTATGGGCTGCAGCAGCTACCGGGCCAACAGTTGGCGGAAGCCTTGCAACGGCGTGAAGCCCTGCTTCGACTGGTGGACCCAGCGGGGCTCGGTGGGTTTCGCTGGCTCACCTACCGGCGCGGATTGCCGGAAGACGGCTTCAGCCTTTCAGGCGCTCAAGGCAGCTCAGGATCTCGTCGCGACTGACGTCATCGCGAATCTCAACGGTTCCGATGCCGGTGGGCATCACGAAGCGCAGGCGACCGTCGCGCACCTTCTTGTCCCCCTGCAAGCTGTTTAAAACGGCATCGGCGGAGAGATCCGGCCAGGCGGTGGGGAGTCCGGCGCTGTGGATCAGACGACGTTGGCGCTGAGCATCGTCGCGACTCCAGCTGCCCCGCAGCACGCCGAGTTCACCCACGGCCACCATGCCAATGGCGACCGCCTCACCATGCAGCCAGGTGCCATAGCCGCAGAGGGTCTCCACCACGTGGCCGAAGGTATGGCCGTAGTTGAGGATCGCTCGTAAGCCACCTTCCTTTTCGTCGGCGGCTACCACCCGGGCCTTGGCCGCGGCCGATCGCTGCAGGATCGAGCTCAGGCGTTCGGCTCCAAGCCCAGCGGGCGTGCTCGGGTCTGCGCAGGCCTCAAGTTCTTCGAACAGCGACGTGTCGCCGAGAATTCCATACTTGATCACCTCGGCCATGCCCGCCCGGAACTCGCGTTCCGGCAGCGTGTTCAAGGTGGAGGGATCGATCAGGACCAGCCGCGGCTGGTGAAAGGCGCCGATCAGGTTTTTACCGCGGGGATGGTTGACCCCGGTCTTGCCACCGATCGATGCATCAACCATGGCCAGCAGGGTTGTGGGCACCTGCACCACCTGGATGCCCCGCAGCCAGGTGGCTGCCGCAAAGCCGGTCATGTCCCCCACAACGCCGCCGCCGAGGGCCACCATCAAGGAGCTGCGTTCGAGTTTGGCGTTGTAAGCCGCATCGTGGATTTCCGCCACCGTGGCTGGGGTCTTCTGGGTTTCGCCGGCGTCAATCACCAATAGCTCCACGCTGAAACCTGCCTCTCTGAGACTGTTCAGGCAGGCGTCGCCGTAGGGACTGGCGACATCCAGATTGCTGACCACCAGCACACGCCTTCCAGCCTGCACTCCAGCATCCAGCATCTGCTGACCAAGCCTGGCCAGGCCGCCGTCTCCAATCACCACGTCGTAGGGATTGCGCTCCAGCGCAACGCGGATGTGGTGCAACGGGGTGATTGTGGTCATGAAACCGTTGGAACCCACCTACTCTCGCAATAGTTTCGCTGGTCCTGTGCGCGGAAGATCAGTGCGCAACTCCCTTTCGGCATGGGCGTTCCTGTTGCCGGCTGTGGTGCTGATCAGTTTGTCGGTGCTGTTGCCGGCCCTGATGGCTCTGGTGATGAGTTTCACCGCCACGGGGCTGGATGTCAGTGAACCCCTGCGTTTTGTCGGTTTGGCCAATTTGGAGCGCCTGCTTTCGGATCCGATGGCGCGGCAGGTGCTGGTCACCACCTTCCTCTATCTGGTTGGTGTGGTGCCTTCCATCGTTCTGGGGGCGCTGGCGTTGGCGGTGCTGGTGAACCAGGGGCTGCCCGGTCGGTGTCTTCTGCGGGGCGCTTTCTACACCCCGGTGCTGGTGTCGATTGTCGTCGCAGCCATCGCCTTTCGCTGGCTCTATGCCGAGAACGGACTGATCAATGGATGGTTGAGCGCCTTGCTTGGTGATTCCTTCAGCCCGATTGGTTTTCTCACCACGCCGCAGCTGGCCCTGCCCGCCGTGATGTTGGTGACCCTCTGGAAGGGACTTGGTTATTACATGGTGATTTTTCTGGCGGGTCTGCAGGGCATTCCCCAGGAGCTCTATGAGGCGGCGGAGCTGGATGGCAGCGAGGGCTGGAGAAAGCATCTCGATATCACCCTGCCCTTGATGAGTCCCTACGTAACCCTGGTCGCCGTGGTGTCGTCGATCGCGGCCACGAAGGTGTTCGAGGAGGTGTTCCTGATGACCCAGGGAGGTCCTGCGGATGCCACTCGAACCATCGTTTATTACGTGTATGACCAGGCCTTCGCCGAATTGGAGATCAGCTACGCCTGCACCCTCGGCCTGGCGCTGTTCCTGTTGGTGTTCCTGTTCACCATGATCCGGTTGGCCTTCGCTGGCGATAGGCCCCTGATCTGACGCTGTCATCGACCTTGCAAAGTGGCAAGCTGCGGACATCAGCTCGGACACGATGATCGGCGTTGTGGGAGGTGGTCAGCTGGCACGGATGCTTGTGCAGGCCGCCGCGCAACGAGATGTTCCCATCGCTGTTCAAACCTCCGATGCAGCTGATCCCGCGGCTGGTTTGGCCTCGCGTCTCGTGGCAGCGGATCCCCGGGATGTAGCAGGAACCCGGGAGCTGGTGGTGGGCTGTGACGGCATCACCTTCGAGAACGAGTGGGTCAATATCGATGCCCTTCTGCCACTGGAGCAGCAGGGGGTTCGTTTCCAGCCATCGCTGGCTGCGCTTTCGCCCCTGGTCGACAAGTTGTCGCAGCGCCAGCTGCTCGATGACCTGGCGATCCCGAGCCCGCCCTGGTGTCCGCTGAGTTTGATTTCATCGGCCCAACCCGCGCTTCCTCAGGGCTGGACATTCCCCGTCATGGGCAAGGCATCCCGCGGTGGTTACGACGGCAAGGGCACGGTGGTGTTGCACGACATTGATTCGCTAGCGCAGTTGTTGCGGGCGGTCCCCGCCGATGAATGGCTGTTGGAATCCTGGGTGGACTACGAGCTGGAGTTGGCTCTCGTGGTCAGCCGCGATCAGCGCGGCCGGATTCGCCATTTTCCGCTGGTGCAAACCCACCAACACCGACAAGTCTGTGACTGGGTTCTGGCCCCTGCTCCCGTGGATCCTTCGGTGGCTGCGCTGGCCTACAACGTGGCGGCTTCTCTGCTGACGAAGCTCGGCTATGTAGGGGTGTTGGCTCTGGAGTTTTTCTACGGGCCAGCTGGCCTGCAGGTGAATGAAATTGCTCCACGCACCCACAATTCCGGGCATTTCTCGATCGAGGCCTGCACCAGCAGTCAGTTCGATCAGCAGCTCTGCATCGCTGCTGGCCTTCCCGTGCCTGATCCCGAGCTCAAAAGCCGTGGTGCCTTGATGGTCAACCTGCTCGGCTTGGATCCCGAACGCCATCCTCCTTTGGATCAGCGGCTTGAGGCCCTGGAAGCCATGCCGGGGCTTCACCTGCACTGGTATGGCAAGTCACCGGAAACACCTGGACGCAAGTTGGGGCACGTGACGCTGCTGCTCGAGGGTGACACGCTCCTCAAGCGGCGCGATGAGGCTGAGTCAGCACTTGCCGCCATTCGCCGGATATGGCCCCTCGAGAGCGAGAGTCAGGACTAAGGTTGACCATGAACTGCTGTGTTGGTGACGGCCTTTCTCTAGTGCTCTGATCTGACTCTCTTTCGACTTGGGGAGACTGTCGTGACGGTGACGTAGACCGGCCATGCAGCCGGAAACGAAACCCCACTTTGTTGCCCCTTCTGGTTCTTCCAGGTCGACCACTGGGGCTCGCACGGCATGGCGGTTCACCCTTTTCATACCAACGAGTCTCGGGCTTGGTTGACCTGAGAAACCCCCACAAGTTTGATCAGTGGGGCTTATTGAGTCGCACAAGCGAACTGGCTCCTCGTCCTATCAGAGAGAAGAGGGGGTATGGGGGCATTTCAGTTCAATGCCCATACGCTTAGGGACCTCAGAAATTTCTCCTGGTTTTTTGAAAGGTGTGGGGAAGAGGCCTAATGGACCTCGACTCCCCATTTGTGCGGGAGGAGGCCAAGTGGTCCTCGACTCCCAGCGGCAGGCAGATCCCTCATGCCTGCAGGGTCAAGATGCGCCTGCCATTTGAACGGTCTGCCGAAGCCTCCAGTTTTCTTCCGGCCTCCAGGTTGTCGAAACATTGGTGTGGCTCATTTGGCCGCTGCAAGCGCTTCATTGATGCGGCAACAAGTCATTGGCCGGGGTGATTGTGTCTTCGGAGGGTTCCTGCAGCCTCCATCCAATGGTTTCTCCAATGACCATTGGCGCTGATCACTGCACTGACTCCCTGAGGCGATGCGGGGAGTCAGGTCAGCGCTGTTTACAGGAAGTTGACCTCGCCGCACCAACAGGAGCAGTACAGGCGTACTTAGGAGGATGGATGTCGATTGATCATGCAAGCGCCGTTGCAGCGCCCAAGTCGGATCCCGTTTTCCTGCACGTCAAAACAGGAATGACCGTGATCTTTGATGACGGCAGCGGCTGGCGGATGGCTGATGTGATTTGGGTCGATGGCGGTGCCAGAAACCCGAAGGTTCCAACGTTTTTCCAAGTGGCTGATGTCGATACAGGCGTCATCAACTGGATCAACGCTGACCTCGTGACTCACAACTGTCCGAGGGTCTGAACCACTGCCGTGCGTACCTGAAGGGTGTGGCCCTGAGGACCACCGCGGCCAGAGCTACTGCAGGTGCTTCAAAAAGAGTCCGTCGAGAAGTTAGGTGTGCTCGCTCAGACCACCATGGACCTGCGTCAACTGAGCGAAGACGTCCAGGGCGCAGCGCAGCAACTCACCTCAGCGCTCAGGTCTCCAAACGTCAAAGGTCGGTGGGGTGAGGTGAACCTCAAAAGGATCCTGGAGTTTGTTGGGCTGATCAACTACTGCGACTTTGATGAACAGGTCCACGTTGGGACTGAAGAAGGTGCCTAGAGACCGGACTGCGTGATCACCATTCCTGGTTCGCGTCGATTGATCGTTGACTCAAAGGCACCGATTGAGAGCTATTTGGACGCTCTACAAGCGAGCGATGAGGCACAGCGAGAAGCAGCCCTGAAGGAGCACCTGCGGAAGGTGCGTAGCCATGTCGACCTGCTGAGCAAGAAGGATTACGCGAGCAAGCTCAGTTCCCTGGGTCAAGTCGTGGATGGTGTGGTGCTGTTTATCCCTGTTGAAGGCGCCCTATCAATGGCACTGGAGCGCGATCCAGACCTCTTGGAGTACGCATTCAGCAAGAACACCATCCTGACCTTCCCGACAAGCTTGCTGGCCATCCTCAAGGGGTTGGCGATGTCAATTCAGCAAGCCGAGATAGCGACCAACATCGAGGAGATTCAGAACAACGCTGTCGAGCTGCACAAGTTTTTCCTGACCTTCGTCGACAAGTTCAATGCTGTCGGCAGCAACCTGGCGCGACTCAACAAGAGCTACAACGAAGCTGTTGGATCAGCACAGAGCAGATTGATTCCTCAGGGCAGACGATTCTCTGAACTAGCTGGGCAAGGCTGGGAAGCAAAGCTGAACTATGGCATCCATAGTGTTGTTAGGGAAATTCAAACTGGGGAATAAATCAATCACACAAAGTGGTCAGACCAAGATCAGCTGGAAACATACAAAACTATGCAGCTGCATTAAGTGAATATCAAAAATTTGGTTTACTAAATTACTTTAAATGCCTATTCAAGGAAAATTCCTCAAATAATCTACGTCAAGGATGCACTCAAATTGGGGATAAATTCAAATGTTTAGCCTGCTAATCCTCTCATGAGCCATGATTCAACCATGAAAAAGAGAATGAAGAATGTAACAATTCCTGTGACCAAGATTTTGCCGCTCATTGTGCATTGATGACATCTTCTGCATCTTAGATCTCTTTGCTTGCGTTCGTAAGCAGAGAAATGTTGAGTGACTTAGCTTCACTGTAATGATGAATGTGCTGCTCATATGCGGATGTAATGAATAGCGATGGCGCTTTTGGGAGCGAACGTCGTGCACCCAGTCGCCATTCGGTCGTATATGTCTTCACCAGTTACTTATCCTTGTCTTGATTCGTGTGGGCCACTCTTCGATTGAAGCTATCGGGGGGCTTTGCGAGAATTTGTTGGACGATATATCTCCGGTTCATTGAGCCCTGCTCACTAGAGCTTTATCTCTCAGAGTGGTTGAACTCCTGCAGCGCGTACTGGGCGAGGCATTTGTTTTTATCGGTGTCGGTTAGCGAGATGGTGGTCACGCTCTGATGCCAGTTTCGACGGTTGATCAATTCGTTGAATTCGGCCAAAGCGTCTTCGAGGTCGTCAAAACTGCCCATGCTCTCCATTGTTTGTTGCCCTTCTTTGACGGCAATTTCGAGGGGCATGGATCGATCGCTTCAGCCATCAATGCTACCCCTGTGCTGTTGTGTAGTCGATGATGCTTACGGCTGTGTGAACAAAGCTTGTCAGCTCTTTGCCTGTCCTTAGCGTTTGTTTGTTTGTTTGCTTGTTTGGTTGCATTGCTGCGATGCGTGATCCACGTCTGGACGAACTGATCCAAATCGAAACCTGGGATTGGTGGAAAGCTCAGGTCTTTTATTTGCGCGAAAAGAAAGTTTATGCTGATGCGGAAGCGCTGTTCATGGAATTTAAGATTCCTGTATCTGACGCCAATGATTAATGTCACTTGTTGATGTCACTGTGCATGGATTCAGGGAATCCAGTTCATTCTCCAATTGAGTTTGTTGGCTGTCGGTGTTGTTGAGAATCACTTTTCCGCATCGCTTCACTGTTCATCCTTCAGTGCTGGTTTCTTTCTTCTCATCTGTTTTCGGCCTGGTGGCAAGCGCGCTGCTTGTGGATTGTTTCGGCAGCCCCGCGGCTGACGCTGACCCCTTTCTCCCGGTTGACGCTTTAGTCGCATACCGGGCCATCCTTCCCCAATGTTTCCGCCGATCCGATTGGGCTGAACTCTGTCCCCGAGATCCCAGCGTGGCGTTGGTCATCCTGAGGTCTGTCGTGCTGCCGGATTTGAGTCAGGCCAACCCCTTCAGGGGCGGTGATGCAGGACTGCCTGTTCCAGGTCTGGCCGACTCATCGACGTCACCACAAAGACTTCCTGGGCTGATGTCCCCTTGCGGGCCACCAGCTTGTATCCCCCTGTGATCGGGGTGGACACCCGGAGCTGCAGTTCAGGACTGCGGCCACGCACCCGGCTGATCACGGCAGGAGTGATCGTCTGGATCTCCGTTTCATGGGACAGGGCCTTCAGCCATGGGATTAAGCCGTCCACATAGGTGCTGTGGGTGATGACGACCCGGCCCAAAGCTGAACGAAAACCCGAGAACTGGTGAAAGTTAGCCACTTTGGCTATGCCAGAGAGAGCGCTCCGGGGCTGTGATGCTGAAATCAGTTGACGCTCTCCGCCACGTGATCAGCGGACCGCTTCAGGATGCATGCGGCCCTCAAGCCCGCATGCTCACCGCTGAGGTGCACGGAACGGAGGTTCGGGGCCTGGCCTTGTGCCCTGGCCGTGTGGTGCGTTTCGTGATGGACGAGCAGCTGCAGCGTCTGCAGGTGGCTGATCTGCTGCGCCTCACCAAAGCCAGCCGCAAGCCGGCGACCTGACTCAGCAGCGTTCCAGAGGGGCCATCGTTAAGCCTTCGGACTGAAGCTGCTGGTGGTAAAGCTCGGCCTGCTCCAGGGGGCCGCACCAAACTTCAGCCGCACCATGCCCATCAATCCTGTTGGCGAGGTTCCAGGCGTTGTCCTCACTCATGCCCGGAATGATCTTGCGCAGGCAATCCACCACGTGCTGGAAGGTGTTCACATCGTCGTCCAGAACGATCACGCGAGCCTGGGGGTAACGCTGGGTTGTTCCCTGACGCTCCAGCACTGCTGATGAACCGGGGCTGGAGCTGGTCATGACAGATGCCTTCGGGCGGACGTAAAGGTGCTGAACCCTAGGTAGGATCCCGACAGTGAAGTGGTCAAGCGCATGTTGTTCACTCTGGGTTGGGCGTCCTTGGCCGCCATTTTCAGTTTCTCCATCGCCATGGTCGTCTGGGGACGCAATGGTGACGGCACCCTGAACTTCTGATCGAATCTGTGCTTCAAGACGCACCCCTCCTCAGCCAGACCCTGGCGGTCACGGCAGCTGTGCTTCTTGTCTTCGTAAGCGTTGCCGTGATCTATCTCTCAACTATCGAATGGAGAGACCGTCGACGCCGTCAAGGTTCAACCAAGTCGTCCTCCTGATTGCGTCCATCCGACGCCAATTTGCACACCACCCCTGCACAGCCCTTCTTCCGTGGTTTTACTTTTTTGCCCGCCCTTCTGCTGAGCACCTCCAGCCTGCAGACGTCTTCACTGAATCCCCGTGGAACAGCAGAGCTTTTTGAGATGAGTCGGAGGGCACGGTTGGTTCATAGTTTTGAGGCGGACCCTGTTGCACCGGTACCAAAGCTCTGGCAGCAGCGTCTTCGCCTTCGAGCACGATCGGATCAACTGGCTCGGTTGGGGTGGCTCGGACCGGGCTGGCCGCGGGTGCTTGGCAAGGCACCTCAAAAGGAGCTTGAGATGACAGCACTGCCAAAGCA
This region includes:
- the petN gene encoding cytochrome b6-f complex subunit PetN, translating into MLFTLGWASLAAIFSFSIAMVVWGRNGDGTLNF
- a CDS encoding DUF2103 domain-containing protein; translated protein: MGRVVITHSTYVDGLIPWLKALSHETEIQTITPAVISRVRGRSPELQLRVSTPITGGYKLVARKGTSAQEVFVVTSMSRPDLEQAVLHHRP
- a CDS encoding carbohydrate ABC transporter permease is translated as MRNSLSAWAFLLPAVVLISLSVLLPALMALVMSFTATGLDVSEPLRFVGLANLERLLSDPMARQVLVTTFLYLVGVVPSIVLGALALAVLVNQGLPGRCLLRGAFYTPVLVSIVVAAIAFRWLYAENGLINGWLSALLGDSFSPIGFLTTPQLALPAVMLVTLWKGLGYYMVIFLAGLQGIPQELYEAAELDGSEGWRKHLDITLPLMSPYVTLVAVVSSIAATKVFEEVFLMTQGGPADATRTIVYYVYDQAFAELEISYACTLGLALFLLVFLFTMIRLAFAGDRPLI
- the aroB gene encoding 3-dehydroquinate synthase; translation: MTTITPLHHIRVALERNPYDVVIGDGGLARLGQQMLDAGVQAGRRVLVVSNLDVASPYGDACLNSLREAGFSVELLVIDAGETQKTPATVAEIHDAAYNAKLERSSLMVALGGGVVGDMTGFAAATWLRGIQVVQVPTTLLAMVDASIGGKTGVNHPRGKNLIGAFHQPRLVLIDPSTLNTLPEREFRAGMAEVIKYGILGDTSLFEELEACADPSTPAGLGAERLSSILQRSAAAKARVVAADEKEGGLRAILNYGHTFGHVVETLCGYGTWLHGEAVAIGMVAVGELGVLRGSWSRDDAQRQRRLIHSAGLPTAWPDLSADAVLNSLQGDKKVRDGRLRFVMPTGIGTVEIRDDVSRDEILSCLERLKG
- a CDS encoding DUF3104 domain-containing protein yields the protein MSIDHASAVAAPKSDPVFLHVKTGMTVIFDDGSGWRMADVIWVDGGARNPKVPTFFQVADVDTGVINWINADLVTHNCPRV
- a CDS encoding TPM domain-containing protein translates to MGTHHIRHLWSLIVVALVSLGVLVTPAEAYDNPELLPDHPTPVIDLAKVFSDTQRAQLEASLADVEERTGWKMRVLTQYERTPGLAIREFWGLDESSLLLVADPRGGNLLNFNVGDAYFAMMPRTYWVELQTRYGNQYYVKDHGEDGAVLDALNAVEICLDRGGCQVVPGLPQEQWLWTLTTSIFGGLIAGFAAYPRKEGETIAWAWLLLLSPLWVMLFGVFGVAPVVTRTSEVMPLLRNGVGFLAGGIAAYLIAQATVGRKLQNDAEG
- a CDS encoding glycoside hydrolase family 104 protein, encoding MATSAFIGRQTLNAAMIVGVLPALSSVLPAQASLLPPASRAQLIHTSEFQPSRAIPYVITPERRALLNTIRFAEGTWKGGLDVGYRVMFGGGLMPSLDRHPNRVIYSSRYASAAAGAYQFMPFTWNLVRRSIGVRGFGPEAQDQGALFLIQRRKALGLTDTGVLTPLLAAMLAPEWASFPTLAGRSYYGQPVKKYARLRSFYDVNLAELRRLRDVKRQALIAPPPALCTGSRIECATRL
- a CDS encoding 5-(carboxyamino)imidazole ribonucleotide synthase translates to MIGVVGGGQLARMLVQAAAQRDVPIAVQTSDAADPAAGLASRLVAADPRDVAGTRELVVGCDGITFENEWVNIDALLPLEQQGVRFQPSLAALSPLVDKLSQRQLLDDLAIPSPPWCPLSLISSAQPALPQGWTFPVMGKASRGGYDGKGTVVLHDIDSLAQLLRAVPADEWLLESWVDYELELALVVSRDQRGRIRHFPLVQTHQHRQVCDWVLAPAPVDPSVAALAYNVAASLLTKLGYVGVLALEFFYGPAGLQVNEIAPRTHNSGHFSIEACTSSQFDQQLCIAAGLPVPDPELKSRGALMVNLLGLDPERHPPLDQRLEALEAMPGLHLHWYGKSPETPGRKLGHVTLLLEGDTLLKRRDEAESALAAIRRIWPLESESQD
- a CDS encoding class I SAM-dependent methyltransferase, translated to MAASCPDWLATHLHQAGGAVPFSRFMDLALNEQDHGYYGAGRARIGAQGDFVTSPSLGSDFAALLAPQILAWLTSIPRIEPDQRLSIVEIGPGEGHLARDLVAALRGADSELLARIELVLVEANPGMRRRQQALLQETDDLPLRWCSLEALRRAPVHGVVIAHELLDALPVERLIWREGSLQQQWVKLNPSGGLQTTHRPLPDGLHQEIRRVCSQGSIQLPPPDVEEGWTTEWNSALPDWFAAAAAAVDAGVLLVIDYALEAQRYFTARRSDGTLMAVCAQQAGLSPFDHPGEQDLTAHLCIEVVDEAAQRNGWMVGDQAKQGEALLALGLAERLYGLQQLPGQQLAEALQRREALLRLVDPAGLGGFRWLTYRRGLPEDGFSLSGAQGSSGSRRD
- the clpS gene encoding ATP-dependent Clp protease adapter ClpS, with protein sequence MTSSSPGSSAVLERQGTTQRYPQARVIVLDDDVNTFQHVVDCLRKIIPGMSEDNAWNLANRIDGHGAAEVWCGPLEQAELYHQQLQSEGLTMAPLERC